One window from the genome of Rhodopseudomonas sp. P2A-2r encodes:
- a CDS encoding MBL fold metallo-hydrolase, translating into MTIDRRTLLKLSMMGAAASHFALPVATAQAAPEAKRTRWVFLGTKGGPRITTGRSNPANVLLVDNVPYVVDCGYGVAKRLAEAKVALPDIRYVFVTHMHSDHVLEFGNMVDGAWSVGLNHPIEAFGPVGLDALTKAYWESNRADIEIRMPDEGKPDPRKLLVVKEITQSGPIMSNDKVKVTALRTPHPPILENNYAFRFDTPDGAIVYACDTAYNPALADFAKGADLLIHEALYLPGVDALAGRIKNAATLKEHLLASHTSTEDVGRIAQAAGVKKLVMTHLVPGDIDSITDEMWMEGARKHYSGPIVVAKDLMEIAL; encoded by the coding sequence ATGACTATCGACAGACGTACACTTCTGAAACTCTCCATGATGGGCGCGGCGGCCAGCCATTTTGCACTGCCAGTCGCGACTGCGCAGGCTGCCCCCGAGGCCAAGCGAACCCGCTGGGTGTTTCTCGGTACCAAAGGCGGCCCGCGCATCACCACCGGCCGTTCCAATCCGGCCAACGTACTGCTGGTGGACAATGTCCCCTATGTGGTGGATTGCGGCTATGGCGTCGCCAAACGGCTCGCCGAGGCAAAGGTCGCGCTGCCGGACATCCGCTATGTGTTTGTCACGCACATGCATTCAGATCACGTGCTGGAATTCGGCAACATGGTCGACGGCGCCTGGTCGGTGGGGCTCAATCACCCGATCGAGGCGTTCGGTCCGGTCGGACTGGACGCGTTGACCAAGGCCTATTGGGAAAGCAACCGCGCCGACATTGAAATCCGCATGCCTGACGAGGGCAAGCCCGATCCGCGCAAGCTTCTGGTGGTCAAGGAGATCACCCAGTCGGGCCCGATCATGAGCAACGACAAGGTCAAGGTGACCGCGCTCCGCACCCCGCATCCGCCGATTCTGGAGAACAACTACGCCTTTCGCTTCGACACCCCGGACGGCGCGATCGTCTATGCCTGCGACACCGCCTACAATCCGGCGCTGGCGGATTTTGCCAAGGGTGCCGACTTGTTGATCCATGAAGCGCTATACCTGCCGGGCGTCGATGCCCTGGCGGGGCGGATCAAGAATGCCGCGACCCTGAAAGAGCACCTGCTGGCATCGCACACCTCCACCGAGGATGTCGGCCGCATCGCCCAGGCCGCGGGTGTCAAGAAGCTGGTGATGACGCATCTGGTGCCCGGCGATATCGACTCGATCACGGACGAGATGTGGATGGAAGGTGCGCGCAAGCACTATAGCGGCCCGATCGTGGTGGCGAAGGATCTGATGGAAATCGCGCTGTAG
- a CDS encoding dihydrodipicolinate synthase family protein — translation MFCAALTPFNADLSPDHALFAAHCKRLLDDGCTGIAMLGTTGEANSLSSRERMDLLEAVLKSGVAPSQLLPGTGVASFMETVELTKHALAQGVQTVVMLPPFYYKGVSDDGIVAAYSEIIERIDDPRLRVVLYHIPQMSSVPLSLDVIARLREKFPQTVVGIKDSSGDFANMSAIVERFPGFSVLVGADPLMLSLLPKGGAGCITATSNLVASDLATVFAGYADEARQPQVAAAQERIVAARNTVSRFAQMASLKTLLAKRYGHDSWTRQRPPLTPLTAEEAATVNASFDAS, via the coding sequence GTGTTCTGCGCCGCGCTGACGCCCTTCAACGCCGACCTATCGCCGGACCACGCATTGTTCGCGGCGCACTGCAAGCGCCTGCTGGACGATGGCTGTACCGGGATTGCCATGCTCGGCACCACCGGTGAGGCGAACTCGCTGTCGTCGCGCGAACGCATGGACCTGCTCGAGGCGGTGCTGAAATCCGGCGTCGCCCCGTCGCAACTGCTGCCGGGCACCGGCGTGGCCTCCTTCATGGAAACCGTGGAGTTGACCAAGCACGCGCTGGCGCAGGGCGTGCAGACCGTGGTGATGCTGCCGCCGTTCTACTACAAGGGCGTGTCCGATGACGGCATCGTGGCGGCCTACTCGGAAATCATCGAGCGTATCGACGATCCCCGCCTGCGCGTGGTGCTGTATCACATCCCGCAAATGTCGAGCGTGCCGCTATCGCTCGACGTCATCGCCCGACTGCGCGAAAAATTTCCGCAGACCGTGGTCGGCATCAAGGATTCGTCCGGCGACTTCGCCAACATGAGCGCCATCGTCGAACGTTTCCCCGGCTTCTCGGTGCTGGTGGGCGCCGATCCGCTGATGCTGTCGCTGCTGCCGAAGGGCGGCGCCGGCTGCATCACGGCCACCTCCAACCTAGTGGCGTCGGATCTTGCCACCGTGTTCGCCGGCTACGCCGACGAAGCCCGCCAGCCGCAGGTCGCCGCCGCGCAGGAACGGATCGTCGCGGCGCGCAACACCGTGTCGCGCTTCGCTCAGATGGCGTCGCTGAAAACCCTGCTGGCCAAACGATACGGCCACGACAGCTGGACGCGGCAGCGACCGCCGCTGACCCCGCTGACGGCAGAGGAAGCGGCAACGGTCAACGCGTCATTCGACGCATCCTGA
- a CDS encoding SDR family NAD(P)-dependent oxidoreductase: MSGLNGKAIVIIGASSGIGAAVARRFGALGARLIVHYNGNADGAEEVAADVRAAGGSADLLRGDVSDRRECERVIDEAHARLGRIDVLINNAGAMFGRTAIADATDAQYDDVVNLNIGSVFFASRKAARILTEQGSGCIINTTSVAARNGGGGGAGLYGSAKGFVSTMTRVLAKELAPFGARANAVAPGVIMTPFHQRYSTAEQLEGARQGIPLGRIGTPEDCVGAYEFLADETMSSYITGQVIEVNGGQIMP; this comes from the coding sequence GTGAGCGGACTGAACGGCAAGGCGATCGTCATTATTGGTGCAAGTTCGGGAATCGGCGCGGCGGTGGCGCGGCGTTTCGGGGCATTGGGTGCCCGCCTCATCGTGCACTACAACGGCAATGCCGACGGCGCCGAGGAAGTCGCAGCCGACGTGCGCGCCGCCGGCGGCAGCGCCGACCTGCTGCGCGGCGATGTGTCCGACCGCCGCGAGTGCGAGCGCGTGATCGACGAGGCGCACGCCAGGCTGGGACGGATCGACGTCCTCATCAACAATGCCGGCGCCATGTTCGGCCGCACGGCCATCGCCGACGCGACCGACGCGCAGTATGACGACGTCGTCAATCTGAATATCGGATCGGTGTTCTTTGCCTCGCGCAAAGCCGCCAGGATCCTCACCGAACAGGGCTCCGGCTGCATCATCAACACCACCTCGGTGGCCGCCCGCAACGGCGGCGGCGGCGGCGCCGGACTGTACGGATCGGCGAAGGGCTTCGTCAGCACCATGACGCGCGTCCTGGCCAAGGAACTGGCGCCATTCGGCGCGCGCGCCAATGCAGTGGCGCCCGGCGTGATCATGACGCCGTTCCATCAGCGCTATTCGACCGCCGAACAGCTCGAAGGCGCGCGCCAGGGCATTCCGCTCGGCCGCATCGGCACGCCCGAGGATTGCGTCGGCGCCTATGAGTTCCTCGCCGACGAAACCATGAGCAGCTACATCACCGGACAGGTCATCGAGGTCAACGGCGGACAGATCATGCCGTGA
- a CDS encoding FadR/GntR family transcriptional regulator has translation MIDKSADPSGVPTPPAARAAGSLVDKVYGQLVQRIASGEYPPDQKLPGEHDLASLLNVSRPVVRDALSRLREEGLIYSRQGSGSFVHARAEHRPLGFARVETIADIQRCFEFRITMESDAAHFAAMRRNEAGLEKMVAALALLNEATRKLRHREDADFSFHLAVAEAANNHYFSTSLNALKEHVAVGMKLHGLSLVGAPSGLEQVYDEHRGIYEAIRDRDADAARAAMRHHLESSRDRLFEGRLLDLSFR, from the coding sequence ATGATCGACAAATCAGCAGATCCGTCCGGCGTCCCGACACCGCCCGCAGCGCGCGCTGCAGGGTCGCTCGTCGACAAGGTCTATGGCCAGCTGGTCCAGCGCATCGCCAGCGGCGAGTATCCGCCCGACCAGAAGCTGCCGGGCGAGCACGATCTCGCCAGCCTGCTCAACGTGTCGCGCCCTGTCGTCCGCGATGCGCTCAGCCGGTTGCGCGAAGAGGGGCTGATCTATTCCCGCCAAGGCTCGGGAAGCTTCGTGCATGCCCGCGCCGAACACCGGCCGCTGGGGTTTGCGCGGGTCGAGACCATCGCCGATATCCAGCGCTGCTTCGAATTCCGCATCACCATGGAATCCGACGCGGCGCATTTTGCCGCCATGCGCCGCAACGAGGCCGGTCTGGAGAAGATGGTGGCGGCGCTGGCTTTGCTGAACGAGGCGACGCGCAAGCTGCGCCACCGCGAGGACGCGGATTTTTCCTTTCACCTTGCCGTCGCCGAAGCGGCGAACAACCACTATTTCTCGACCTCGTTGAATGCTCTCAAGGAGCACGTGGCGGTCGGCATGAAGCTGCATGGGCTGTCGCTGGTCGGCGCGCCGTCCGGACTGGAACAGGTCTACGACGAGCACCGCGGCATCTATGAGGCGATCCGCGACCGCGACGCCGACGCGGCGCGCGCGGCCATGCGTCATCATCTGGAAAGCTCGCGCGATCGTCTGTTCGAAGGCCGCCTGCTGGATCTGTCGTTCCGATGA
- a CDS encoding FAD-binding oxidoreductase, with product MSRNLPRSIDAPELLRELAAIVGARHVIGPDGDLDPYVVDWRGRYRGAALAVVKPGNTAEVSAAVKACAARCVAIVPQGGNTGMCGAATPVGDGPMIVLRLDRLNRIRAISRLGDAIAVDAGCILAQVQAAAEGIDRLFPLSLGAEGSCQIGGNLSTNAGGTAVLRYGTTRELTLGLEVVLPNGDILDVMTSLRKDSTSFDTKQLFIGAEGTLGIITGAVLKLFPRPRQRAVAFAKAGSIESVLDLLARARAALGDRINAFELMSRGQIEVIAENLPDVTIPFALDAPWYVLIEIVDTLASNDLNAALEQLLAAAFDDDLLSDALIAASETQAATFWKIRHSVSEGSKRAGYVISHDSAVPLEHQATFVTRVEQRIAALRPDARVVMHGHVGDGNIHILAIIPGVAPDQRDALQDTVRAVNAIVDEETSVLGGSISAEHGIGVANRDRLARVTSPVEMALLRNVKQLLDPHDIMNPGKVLAPPAG from the coding sequence ATGTCGCGTAATCTGCCGCGCAGCATCGACGCGCCCGAACTGTTGCGTGAACTGGCGGCAATCGTCGGCGCCAGGCACGTGATCGGCCCGGACGGCGATCTCGATCCCTATGTGGTCGACTGGCGCGGCCGCTATCGCGGTGCGGCACTCGCTGTCGTCAAGCCCGGCAACACCGCCGAGGTCTCGGCGGCGGTCAAGGCCTGCGCGGCGCGCTGCGTGGCGATCGTGCCGCAGGGCGGCAACACCGGCATGTGCGGCGCTGCGACGCCCGTCGGCGACGGTCCGATGATCGTGCTGCGGCTCGACCGCCTCAACCGCATTCGCGCCATCAGCCGGCTCGGCGACGCCATCGCGGTGGATGCCGGCTGCATCCTGGCGCAGGTGCAGGCGGCGGCAGAGGGTATCGACCGGTTGTTTCCCCTCAGTCTCGGGGCCGAGGGTTCGTGCCAGATTGGCGGCAACCTCTCGACCAACGCCGGCGGCACCGCGGTGCTGCGTTATGGCACCACGCGCGAACTGACCCTGGGTCTGGAAGTGGTGCTGCCCAATGGCGACATCCTCGATGTGATGACCAGCCTGCGCAAGGACTCCACCAGCTTCGATACCAAGCAGCTGTTCATTGGCGCCGAGGGGACGCTGGGCATCATCACCGGCGCCGTGCTGAAACTGTTTCCAAGGCCGCGCCAGCGCGCGGTTGCATTTGCCAAGGCCGGCTCGATCGAGAGCGTGCTGGATCTGCTCGCCAGGGCGCGCGCCGCGCTCGGCGACCGCATCAATGCATTCGAACTGATGTCGCGCGGCCAGATCGAGGTGATCGCCGAGAACCTGCCCGACGTGACCATCCCGTTTGCGCTCGACGCGCCGTGGTATGTCCTGATCGAGATCGTCGACACGCTGGCCAGCAACGACCTCAATGCCGCGCTGGAGCAACTGCTTGCGGCGGCCTTTGACGACGACCTGCTGAGCGACGCGCTGATTGCCGCCAGCGAGACCCAGGCCGCCACGTTCTGGAAGATCCGGCACAGCGTTTCCGAAGGAAGCAAGCGCGCCGGCTACGTCATCTCCCACGACAGCGCGGTGCCGCTCGAGCATCAGGCCACGTTCGTTACCCGGGTCGAGCAGCGCATCGCCGCGTTGCGACCCGATGCGCGGGTGGTGATGCACGGCCATGTCGGCGACGGCAACATCCACATTCTGGCGATCATCCCCGGCGTCGCGCCTGACCAGCGAGACGCGCTGCAGGACACGGTGCGCGCCGTTAACGCCATCGTCGATGAGGAAACCAGCGTGCTGGGCGGCAGCATCAGCGCCGAACACGGCATCGGCGTCGCCAACCGCGACCGGCTGGCACGTGTCACCTCGCCGGTCGAGATGGCGCTGCTGCGCAACGTCAAGCAACTGCTCGATCCCCACGACATCATGAATCCGGGCAAGGTTCTGGCGCCGCCAGCCGGCTAG
- the goxA gene encoding CTQ-dependent glycine oxidase GoxA: MKRRDFLLSATAFGFAAPTLFKAAVLPLQAQEPAPAGARIVRAAVFPAIGFSRVGNGDQWFLAPEVPGLMTEPEGGFKQGPNRVKKQVQRFRVYGYDDQGRVVRELGAADGLRWSVHVANSKAAWYGYSNAMDGGTDAPGIPNALRNADIEPALREEMLVINPGEVRIDGASKNADGRDQAYRIAGRFWKTIPVTLGHLRTDDAGRLLVFPGDGVSNTALPQNPVRDFTNNDGWHDDWCDGWVKASVNIGGADIDCESAWVVCCGPKFAPQIEPIVSLYDAAREAMIASGHIKPASGPVSFRQDVLPVLRRAGLMQWIAQASYLSKAWSDLDDLTDPSVVKTLADPSEQMRPTREKVLAAFRKPGGSDQRANALPPMLGDGVNFPGSPVGWLTLTATQYAMLARWAKGEFTNDFNDAAADAIGKLDDLPLSQRPEALTRAALDACSGGAFHPGVEITWPIRHAGLYRSTTETPLPFRIALSKRKTLVQDVGFQLNPHNVFAGHPTKRDDVAPVGPQAPGDLTRWMGVPWQGDAFSCQSVQTAEGFPTPVWWPALLPVDVLPEGFYAQMLRKDLSPEDRMRFYHARVAWSRGAAGTGLHVEAGYTDGLRRMIELWTQMGVVVRRSGPGDLPGVPKDIYVEVQRGKMSLATDKKPT, from the coding sequence ATGAAGCGTCGCGATTTCCTGCTCTCCGCCACCGCATTCGGATTTGCCGCGCCGACCCTTTTCAAGGCAGCCGTATTGCCGCTGCAGGCGCAGGAGCCGGCGCCCGCCGGAGCGCGCATCGTGCGTGCCGCAGTGTTTCCGGCGATCGGATTTTCGCGCGTCGGCAACGGCGACCAGTGGTTTCTCGCTCCCGAAGTTCCGGGGTTGATGACCGAGCCCGAGGGCGGATTCAAGCAGGGACCGAACCGGGTCAAGAAACAAGTACAGCGCTTCCGCGTCTACGGTTACGACGATCAGGGCCGCGTGGTGCGCGAACTCGGCGCAGCCGACGGCCTGCGCTGGAGCGTTCACGTCGCCAACAGCAAGGCGGCCTGGTACGGCTACTCCAACGCGATGGACGGCGGCACGGATGCGCCCGGCATTCCCAACGCGCTACGCAATGCCGATATCGAGCCCGCTCTGCGCGAAGAGATGCTGGTCATCAATCCGGGCGAGGTCCGGATCGATGGCGCCTCGAAGAACGCCGACGGTCGCGACCAAGCCTATCGCATTGCCGGCCGGTTCTGGAAGACGATTCCCGTCACGCTCGGTCATCTGCGCACCGACGATGCCGGTCGCCTGCTGGTGTTTCCCGGCGACGGCGTATCCAACACCGCTCTGCCGCAAAATCCGGTCCGCGATTTCACCAACAATGACGGATGGCACGACGACTGGTGCGACGGCTGGGTCAAGGCCAGCGTCAATATCGGCGGCGCCGACATCGACTGCGAGTCGGCGTGGGTGGTCTGCTGCGGTCCGAAATTCGCACCCCAGATCGAGCCGATCGTCAGCCTGTACGACGCCGCACGCGAAGCGATGATCGCATCGGGGCACATCAAGCCGGCAAGCGGTCCGGTGTCGTTCCGCCAGGACGTGCTTCCAGTGCTGCGCCGCGCCGGCCTGATGCAGTGGATCGCGCAGGCGTCCTATCTCAGCAAGGCCTGGAGCGATCTCGACGACCTCACCGATCCTTCGGTGGTGAAGACGCTCGCCGATCCCTCCGAACAGATGCGCCCGACCCGCGAGAAGGTCCTGGCGGCATTCCGCAAGCCCGGCGGCAGCGACCAGCGCGCCAACGCATTGCCACCCATGCTCGGCGACGGCGTCAACTTCCCGGGAAGTCCGGTCGGCTGGCTCACGCTCACCGCAACCCAATATGCGATGCTGGCGCGCTGGGCGAAGGGCGAGTTCACCAACGACTTCAACGATGCCGCGGCCGATGCCATCGGCAAGCTCGACGACCTGCCGCTGTCGCAGCGGCCGGAAGCTCTTACCCGCGCGGCGCTGGACGCCTGTTCGGGCGGCGCATTCCATCCGGGCGTCGAGATCACATGGCCAATCCGCCATGCCGGGCTCTATCGTTCCACCACTGAAACGCCGTTGCCGTTCCGCATCGCGCTGTCGAAGCGCAAGACCCTGGTCCAGGATGTCGGCTTCCAGCTCAACCCGCATAACGTCTTCGCCGGGCACCCAACCAAACGCGACGACGTCGCGCCGGTGGGACCGCAGGCGCCGGGCGACCTTACGCGCTGGATGGGCGTGCCGTGGCAGGGCGACGCCTTCAGCTGTCAGTCGGTGCAGACGGCGGAAGGCTTTCCGACCCCCGTGTGGTGGCCTGCCTTGCTGCCGGTGGACGTGCTGCCGGAGGGCTTCTACGCGCAGATGCTGCGCAAGGACCTGTCGCCGGAAGACCGGATGCGCTTCTACCACGCCCGCGTGGCGTGGTCGCGCGGCGCTGCCGGCACCGGCCTGCATGTGGAGGCCGGCTACACCGACGGCCTGCGACGCATGATCGAATTGTGGACACAGATGGGCGTCGTGGTGCGCCGCTCCGGACCGGGCGATCTGCCGGGCGTGCCGAAGGACATCTATGTCGAGGTGCAGCGCGGCAAGATGTCGCTCGCAACCGACAAGAAGCCGACCTAA
- a CDS encoding methyl-accepting chemotaxis protein, which yields MRVRILFLLCVSAMAAIIAVAAALFVAEQWHGYRKANEAAQLAAAMGAVLGATEQLAVGRGPQNAALIADDAAAPAALAAVSSARSQLAGELAKARSAALAAVYPGRDRAAADLDALGRDLAGIYGRLDAAYRLPRAQRDPALVKGYVPQMLELNARLNGIADGIERYAAKAHESVGSLIEVARLSWDMRDAAGRRASVFTRAAGNSKMLTLADIQGASGPTGEISHAWMRLQAAASAFSDSPRLTAAVKDIETKFFGDADRFIAELTAKGTAGTDYGVSFQEVLKRLVGPAQPTTAVRDAAMEQAIAVAEAARSEALTSLMLLGGGLLLVIMLVVGVTVLFDRRVVKSVVGITAAITRLAQGDRDVDVPARGRRDEIGEMAGALETLRLNAIEAARLEAEHRSEQQGREARAARIAELTLAFDSASAEAIQGVDAAGDAMRADAEASSRLATNTSTRATNVAAGAEEASVNVSTIASAAEEMSVAVADIAQRLETCAAIAAEAVREVGAADNRIVGLDHAVERIGTIIKFIQDIASQTNLLALNATIEAARAGDAGRGFAVVAGEVKALATQTAKATEEITSQIASIEAETAAVVQAIKSISQTIGRVDAVTADISAALIQQRQTTSEIAANAQQAATGTRDVSANVGEVSSAMSEAEAAALRMIAKADDLSVRSSDLTARISSFLSGVRAA from the coding sequence ATGCGCGTCCGAATTCTGTTCTTGCTGTGCGTGTCCGCCATGGCAGCCATCATTGCTGTGGCAGCGGCGCTGTTCGTTGCCGAGCAATGGCACGGTTACCGCAAGGCCAACGAGGCGGCGCAGTTGGCCGCGGCCATGGGCGCGGTGCTGGGCGCCACCGAACAGCTCGCGGTCGGCCGTGGGCCGCAGAATGCCGCCCTGATCGCCGATGACGCGGCGGCGCCCGCGGCCCTGGCGGCCGTATCGAGCGCGCGCAGCCAGTTGGCCGGCGAACTGGCCAAAGCGCGGAGCGCCGCCCTTGCAGCGGTGTATCCGGGACGCGATCGTGCGGCCGCCGATCTCGACGCGCTCGGTCGCGACCTCGCTGGAATCTACGGCAGGCTCGATGCGGCCTATCGGCTGCCGCGGGCGCAGCGCGACCCGGCGCTGGTCAAGGGCTATGTGCCGCAGATGCTTGAGCTGAATGCCCGGCTGAACGGTATCGCGGACGGAATCGAACGCTATGCCGCCAAGGCCCATGAGAGCGTTGGCAGCCTGATCGAAGTGGCGCGATTGTCCTGGGACATGCGCGATGCCGCCGGACGCCGCGCCAGCGTTTTCACCAGGGCGGCCGGCAACAGCAAGATGCTGACGCTCGCGGATATCCAGGGCGCCAGTGGGCCGACCGGCGAAATCAGCCACGCCTGGATGCGTCTGCAGGCTGCGGCCTCGGCGTTTTCTGACAGTCCGCGGCTGACCGCTGCGGTCAAGGACATCGAAACCAAATTCTTCGGTGACGCCGACCGCTTCATTGCCGAACTGACGGCCAAGGGGACGGCCGGTACCGATTACGGCGTCTCGTTTCAGGAGGTGCTGAAGCGGCTGGTCGGTCCCGCCCAGCCCACGACCGCTGTTCGCGACGCGGCCATGGAGCAGGCGATTGCCGTGGCCGAAGCCGCGCGCAGCGAGGCGCTCACCAGCCTGATGCTGCTCGGTGGCGGCTTGTTGCTGGTGATCATGCTGGTGGTCGGGGTCACCGTGTTGTTCGATCGCCGCGTGGTCAAGTCGGTGGTGGGGATCACCGCCGCGATCACCCGGCTGGCGCAAGGCGATCGCGATGTCGACGTGCCGGCGCGCGGGCGCCGCGACGAGATCGGCGAGATGGCCGGCGCTCTGGAAACCCTGCGCCTCAATGCCATCGAGGCGGCGCGTCTGGAGGCCGAGCATCGCAGCGAGCAGCAGGGCCGCGAGGCCCGTGCGGCGCGGATCGCGGAATTGACGCTGGCTTTCGACAGCGCCAGCGCCGAGGCCATTCAGGGCGTCGATGCCGCCGGCGACGCCATGCGGGCCGATGCCGAGGCCAGCTCACGATTGGCCACCAATACGTCGACGCGCGCCACCAATGTCGCGGCCGGTGCCGAGGAGGCCTCGGTCAACGTCAGCACCATCGCCAGCGCCGCCGAGGAGATGAGTGTTGCCGTGGCCGACATCGCGCAGCGCCTGGAAACCTGTGCGGCCATCGCCGCCGAGGCCGTACGCGAGGTCGGCGCTGCCGACAACCGCATCGTCGGGCTTGACCATGCGGTGGAGCGGATCGGCACGATCATCAAGTTCATCCAGGACATCGCCAGCCAGACCAACCTGCTGGCGCTGAATGCCACGATCGAGGCGGCGCGTGCCGGCGACGCGGGCCGGGGTTTTGCCGTGGTGGCGGGCGAAGTGAAGGCGCTGGCTACCCAGACAGCCAAGGCGACCGAGGAGATCACGTCGCAGATCGCCAGCATCGAGGCCGAGACCGCGGCGGTGGTTCAGGCCATCAAGAGCATTTCGCAGACCATCGGCCGCGTCGACGCGGTCACCGCCGATATTTCCGCGGCGTTGATCCAGCAACGCCAGACCACCAGCGAAATCGCCGCCAATGCCCAGCAGGCGGCCACCGGCACGCGCGACGTTTCCGCCAATGTGGGGGAGGTCAGTTCGGCGATGTCCGAAGCCGAAGCGGCGGCTTTACGCATGATCGCCAAGGCCGACGATCTGTCGGTGCGCAGCAGCGATCTGACGGCGCGGATCTCCAGCTTCCTGAGCGGCGTGCGGGCGGCGTGA
- a CDS encoding Bug family tripartite tricarboxylate transporter substrate binding protein, translated as MKLRSTMLAAACLLLAQFAGAQTQVHAQDAYPTRAVTIVVPFSAGGTADIFARMVGEHLQKKLGQPFLIENVGGAGSIIGVTRIARAAPDGYTIGLASTSALAINPTLYGDKLTYQPDRDLVPIAQISVVPNALVVNPSRIAARTVPELIAYMKANPGKVTFGSAGAGTSQHLAGELFQQMTGTTMVHVPYKGSSQMVTDLLSGQIDLAFDNIPLLLPHAASGTLALLAVATPKRADFDPKLPAVAEYLPGFEAVAWHGFIAPANTPKPIIDRLSAEIRAFMQLPATAKKMAELGAVAVAVEPEEFSRTIASETKRWKTVIETANIKMN; from the coding sequence ATGAAACTCAGATCGACAATGCTTGCGGCCGCCTGTCTCCTGCTTGCGCAGTTCGCCGGGGCCCAGACACAGGTCCATGCCCAGGACGCCTACCCGACACGGGCGGTCACCATTGTTGTGCCGTTCTCCGCCGGCGGCACCGCCGATATTTTCGCCCGCATGGTCGGCGAGCATCTGCAGAAGAAACTCGGGCAGCCGTTCCTGATCGAGAATGTCGGCGGCGCCGGCAGCATCATCGGCGTAACGCGGATCGCCCGCGCGGCGCCGGACGGCTACACCATCGGGCTGGCGAGCACGTCGGCACTGGCGATCAATCCGACGCTGTACGGCGACAAGTTGACCTATCAGCCTGACAGGGATCTGGTGCCGATCGCCCAGATCAGCGTGGTGCCGAACGCTCTGGTGGTCAATCCCTCGCGCATCGCCGCACGCACGGTGCCCGAACTGATCGCCTATATGAAGGCCAATCCGGGCAAGGTCACCTTCGGCTCGGCCGGTGCCGGCACCTCCCAGCATCTGGCCGGCGAACTGTTCCAGCAGATGACCGGCACCACCATGGTTCACGTGCCCTACAAGGGCTCGAGCCAGATGGTCACCGACCTGCTGAGCGGCCAGATCGACCTGGCGTTCGACAATATCCCCCTGTTGCTGCCCCACGCCGCGAGCGGCACGCTGGCCCTGCTGGCGGTGGCGACGCCGAAGCGCGCCGATTTCGATCCGAAGCTGCCGGCGGTTGCCGAATATCTGCCCGGTTTCGAGGCGGTGGCCTGGCACGGTTTCATTGCCCCGGCCAACACGCCGAAGCCGATCATCGACAGGCTGTCGGCCGAGATCCGGGCATTTATGCAGTTGCCGGCAACTGCCAAGAAGATGGCCGAGCTCGGCGCGGTCGCGGTTGCGGTCGAGCCGGAGGAATTCTCCCGCACCATCGCGAGCGAGACAAAGCGCTGGAAGACCGTGATCGAAACGGCCAACATCAAGATGAACTGA
- a CDS encoding sugar phosphate isomerase/epimerase family protein: MELPVVGAALTTKTLAIHRDWILEKQRDLEIQDFFSSETLDGDWRAVADDVGRLLDGYTGRLGMHGPFWGFKIDSQDPLIRAVVTKRLLQGLDACEAIGATQMVIHSPFTTWDYNNLDINPGSREALAERVHQTLRDVVQRAEGIGCELVIENIEDIDPMARVLLARSFNSVAVRVSIDTGHAHYAHVSTGAPPVDYYVDAAGADLAHVHIQDADGYSDRHWLPGDGTVNWMAVFRALGRLSQRPRLLIEVKDQLNIRRGAAHLEALGIAG; this comes from the coding sequence ATGGAACTGCCCGTCGTCGGCGCAGCATTGACGACAAAGACGCTTGCCATTCATCGCGACTGGATTCTCGAGAAGCAGCGCGATCTGGAAATTCAGGATTTTTTCAGCAGCGAGACGCTCGACGGCGATTGGCGCGCGGTGGCCGATGACGTTGGCCGCCTGCTCGACGGCTACACCGGCCGGCTCGGCATGCACGGTCCGTTCTGGGGCTTCAAGATCGACAGCCAGGATCCGCTCATTCGCGCCGTCGTCACCAAGCGGCTGTTGCAGGGGCTCGATGCCTGCGAGGCGATCGGGGCGACGCAGATGGTGATCCATTCGCCGTTCACCACCTGGGATTACAATAACCTCGATATCAATCCCGGTTCCCGCGAGGCGCTGGCCGAACGCGTGCATCAGACGCTCAGGGACGTGGTGCAACGCGCCGAGGGCATCGGCTGCGAGCTCGTCATCGAGAACATCGAAGACATCGACCCGATGGCGCGCGTGCTCCTCGCCCGGAGTTTCAACAGTGTCGCGGTTCGCGTGTCGATCGACACCGGGCACGCGCACTACGCGCATGTGTCCACCGGCGCGCCGCCGGTCGATTACTATGTTGATGCAGCCGGTGCGGATCTCGCCCATGTGCACATCCAGGATGCCGACGGCTACTCGGATCGTCACTGGTTGCCCGGCGACGGCACCGTGAACTGGATGGCAGTGTTCCGGGCGCTGGGCCGCCTGTCGCAGCGGCCGCGGCTGCTGATCGAGGTCAAGGACCAGCTCAATATTCGCCGCGGCGCCGCGCATCTCGAGGCGCTCGGTATCGCCGGCTAG